atttataagcatcaaatacatccgaaaaaataccttaatttgaAAAAACATAGCTACAAATGATAATTTTTAAAAGATATCTATAAATAATAGGAAACTACCACAAGGTAGTCTTTTTATTAATTGTACCTAGTATTTTCCCCTTTTACAttttctttttccaaattttaTATCTCGATATGTTAACATGTGTTTTCTGTTTTAAAATAAATAGATAAGAATGCTAAAACGGATAATTACAACAAGTTCTTGGTTTTCACTTCCCAATTGTGACACCATAAGAAAATACATTGACAAATGTGACAGACAACAAAGAACCATGAAACAATGGAATATAATTTCTATCAGGAGAAAATTCGTATTAAAAAATTCACTCTCTAATTTCCTTACAAAACTCACAAAGCTCCAATAAAGTTTAGTGACTTTGGTCATGCAAATAAGAAAGTACAATTTACAAAGTCTTTCCTTATCATTTAACAATTAAAAAACATCTAAAAATTAGCCATTTTCCAATTGCAAGGAATATAATACAATATCTTTGGGACTCTTTTTTTGTCCTTTGACCATCAAGCTTCCACCCCATTGATAGGATAATGTCCTTTCAAAAAGCACCTCCAAACGTGTGTCGCACTAGGCCCCACTTTGCCAAAACCCCTATAAAGGGCCCTACTTCAACCATATTGTAAGAATTTATATTGTATGATGATGAAGTCTCTATCTCAAAAGATGTCATCCCTTACCTCATCTTTCACTTAGTTTGCTTCGTCTCCTTTTCTAATCATCTTTCACTTAGTTCAATTGACCTAAAACTTGCATTTCCCAAATCTTTATATGGTCCAACAACCATTCCATCTTCTTCTGCATATCCACTAactcctctttttctttttctatatcTATAATACACTAACCCTATGACCCCACCTAATATCAAGATGGCCACACATAATAACCCTACCCCTACCCCTAACCCCACCTCCCTCTTATCTTTCCCTACACCCTCCCTCACTTTGAAAAATCCCATCTTGGATTCATCCCCTACCCCTACTAAACTTTGTATGGGGTAGTCCAGTATGTAGCAAAATCCAGATGTGTTAGTGTACACCACACCCCAACATGTGCAATTCCCTTCACATGCACTTTGACATTCTTGAAAAGTAACCATCTTTTGATAGTCCACTAACTCTTTATTAGGCAACTCAACACCATTTCTTGACAACCCCTTGTATTTTTTATGATGATCATAGGCCCCGCAAAAGTCGCGAGAGCCCTGATTATCTGGCGGACCACACCCGCTGGAGCTATAAGCTGTGCTGTTGTCCAGGCAAGAGCAACCCTTGCCTGGACGACAGAGCCCGTACGCCCCACAAGAGCTAGGCAATTCACATGTCTCCTTTATCGCTTGGTAGTCCAATACCCAACTTGACCCGACCCAAAAATATCCTTTTAAATTTCCATCCGGTTCGACCCGGATCCGACGGACGCCTGATACAGGTTGTTGAAAAGAATTAAAAGATTCTACATCAACCGGTACTGACTCATTTTGGTACATGCCTAAAAACCCATCTGACTTTAGTACAACATAAATAGGTCCTTGACCTTCAATAACATCAGCTTTTGCTTCTAATGCCTTGTGCTTCCAATATATCCGACCCGGATCCGGATCCGGATCCGAACCCAAACCCAAACCCGGCCCATCCTTGACATACAACCCAAAGAAATCAGAGCCCAAACTCATAGAATAAAGCCCATTGGACGAAACTAAAGTCATTTCACTTGTGAAATTTTGATTTTCCACAAGGGTATCTGATGGAAAATCAAAACTTTGCCATAAAACAGAAGGTGATGACGTCACTCCACTATCAAGAACTTGCAAATTTGAAGTATTTGAAAGCCAAACACGGTCTCCATTAGTGTGAGTTGACCAAAATACCCCTGAACGTGTATCAGACAAAACAAGACTACCATTAAAGAACAGCTCAGTCGGGTCAGCCCATTTAGCAAAACGGGTCATGTTAGCAACCCATATTGACTCAAAAGATTGAACATGAATAATAGCAAGACCGAGTTGATCTTTTTCAACTCTGAGAAAACTCAGTGAATAATTACCAGTAATATCACTAAGTATAGGTTGATATTTCGTAATTTGAGGATTTGGGGTTGCTTTAAATCCTTTAAAAAGCTCTGGGGGTGTTAAAGATTCAActttaaacaaacaaaaatatgaaaaaaagatGGAGATAATGAAGAACTGAGTTAACTTCCAACGAGTTACACAGTTAACTAGTTCCATGAAAATGAGAACTTTATATTACTATAAATGTAAGAAAAATTATGCATGCAGAAATTTTAGAAAGGCTGAGTTTTTGTTTGCTATAAAAGATGGGGGGTTTAAATAAGAAGCAGAAAGCTTATGGAATCGTGAATGGTCAGTATAGACAAAAAGATAAAAGATTAATATTGTATTATATATTGTGAATGATCATGAAGATCTCGAAGAAACAAACGAATATATAATAGTTATAGTTATTatattaatatttataaatttaaCGTATATCAAGTGATAAAAAGATATCCCCGTGCGCGGGATATCTTGGTGCACGAAATATCCCGCATTAACGCACGGAAGGGCTGCATTCAAAGGTGTAATGTAATAGATTATTCTGACCTGGGGTGGATAGTATCATTGTCGGTGCGGGTTAAATTAAATTTATAACTTTCGGCGTAGAGCATTAGTTTATGTTGTAAAAACTTATCAAAattgtaaaaaaacaaaaaaaaatagacatGAATTCATAACTttaaaatataatgggttcaataaTAAGAATCTCAAGAGGTTAAACCCACATAATTTAAATCCTGAATCCGTCTCTAATTCTGATGCAAACACTAATTGTTGAAACTAGGTATGACTCAAACTCGTAATCTATCACACAAATATCGTTGCTGGAAGACTACCCTTCTAACTTATGTATACtggtagtaaaaaaaaaattatgctatCAAATCACCGAAAGATATTTACAAATAACCTTTGGTAAAAAGTACTAAAATTTATAATCTTGAAAATAACATTGGTCATTAACTGCTACTTTACGTGTCTAGATAATGATCTAATATTATATAGTGAATGTAGATTCAATTTTAATTGTATATATTATGATAAGAATTTATTTGCATTTGGTACTTACATTAAATCAAGAAATGAATGATATATATTTGCACATAGTCTCGTAGTATGTGATCATGATCAATTAACACGCATTTTTATCATATTAAATCACATAACTATAATAAATTTATATGATTAATATAAATATTAATTACAAATAACTAAGTATTTATCATAGATTATAGTGCTTGTTTTGAAAGACAAATTTTATCTGTAGTATATTAATTTGTACGTGAGATATATTTTTTAATCTGGATAGACCATAATAAGAAATAAAAATTAAGGTAGATCTACCAGAAAGTGTAAAAGATTTGAAAAATAGCGAGTGACAACAGCCCGTGGGCGAAGAGGGGCTTGTAGGATTTCAATGTCAAAATAATTTTTAACTTTTACTTTGGTGGATCATAAAGTGAATGGAATGTGAACTAATAGTGGCTTGTCCCTATTCATGTTTATTGCAATATTAGTTTAGATTTTATATGATAGTGTTTGATTGTCTTGCATATATGATTTTCGTTGATTGTATTATTATATATGATCAATCCCGGCTGATCATGTCTTTTTTAACCTCATCTTAAattaatattatatcaaaaaagtAACATAAAAAGTATTAGCAATTTCTATATAATCTACTAGTATATAAATCTCTAACATGATGAAAAGTCTTCGTAAAAAGCATATAAGCTAAAGTAAGTACTGTACTAACATGACTAAAATATAATCCCAACCAATTGATATTGCATATataattttctttctttcattGCGTCCCTTTTTTCGATAAATCTGCatgaatttcaaaaaattatatGGATCTCTCTAGATAACTTTTATCTTCGTTATTTTAAGTTTATCTCATGCTCTTTTATACCTTTATTTATTATAGTTCACACCTACAAACTGCGATACACTTAGAAATTGAGGCAGAATACAACCAAATTATCAACATATAAACgccaaaagttaaaaaaaaaa
The nucleotide sequence above comes from Lycium barbarum isolate Lr01 chromosome 3, ASM1917538v2, whole genome shotgun sequence. Encoded proteins:
- the LOC132629904 gene encoding PAN domain-containing protein At5g03700, encoding MELVNCVTRWKLTQFFIISIFFSYFCLFKVESLTPPELFKGFKATPNPQITKYQPILSDITGNYSLSFLRVEKDQLGLAIIHVQSFESIWVANMTRFAKWADPTELFFNGSLVLSDTRSGVFWSTHTNGDRVWLSNTSNLQVLDSGVTSSPSVLWQSFDFPSDTLVENQNFTSEMTLVSSNGLYSMSLGSDFFGLYVKDGPGLGLGSDPDPDPGRIYWKHKALEAKADVIEGQGPIYVVLKSDGFLGMYQNESVPVDVESFNSFQQPVSGVRRIRVEPDGNLKGYFWVGSSWVLDYQAIKETCELPSSCGAYGLCRPGKGCSCLDNSTAYSSSGCGPPDNQGSRDFCGAYDHHKKYKGLSRNGVELPNKELVDYQKMVTFQECQSACEGNCTCWGVVYTNTSGFCYILDYPIQSLVGVGDESKMGFFKVREGVGKDKREVGLGVGVGLLCVAILILGGVIGLVYYRYRKRKRGVSGYAEEDGMVVGPYKDLGNASFRSIELSER